In Aminobacterium sp. MB27-C1, a single genomic region encodes these proteins:
- a CDS encoding outer membrane lipoprotein-sorting protein, producing the protein MKRRRGLKRALKRETNVVTPAAALTSVSTVALTSPPTGALASTLIRAFIIAAILTVSLLGGIVEVAETAIANVETSAAQISSSDHTLLTGEQILEKVDENYVADNRKVTSTMIVKGRRGSRTLQVLSWVQGAEKAFSEFLSPPREKGTKMLKLENELWIYTPSTDRTIKIAGHMLRRSMMGSDISYEDYMEDPKLSNMYSVELVGEEKLVDRNCYLLELIAKEEGVSYYSRKMWVDKENFLPLREDRFAKSGKLLKTFVINEIFQVQERWYPKRVTVKDVLASGEGTEYIIDTIEFDVEIPDYIFSKASLRK; encoded by the coding sequence ATGAAGAGGAGAAGGGGGCTTAAAAGAGCGCTTAAAAGGGAGACAAATGTAGTGACACCAGCTGCAGCCCTTACGTCGGTATCAACCGTGGCACTAACATCGCCACCAACCGGTGCCCTCGCGTCAACGCTCATTAGAGCTTTCATCATTGCGGCGATATTGACAGTTTCGCTACTCGGCGGCATTGTCGAGGTCGCTGAAACCGCCATCGCCAATGTTGAAACTAGCGCTGCACAGATATCTTCCTCTGATCACACACTCCTCACAGGCGAGCAGATTCTTGAAAAAGTTGACGAAAATTATGTTGCCGATAACAGAAAAGTCACGAGCACCATGATTGTGAAGGGGCGGCGCGGTTCCCGCACATTACAAGTGCTTTCATGGGTTCAGGGCGCTGAAAAGGCCTTTAGTGAATTCCTTTCGCCGCCACGGGAAAAGGGCACGAAAATGCTCAAACTTGAAAACGAACTCTGGATTTACACTCCATCAACCGACCGCACAATAAAAATAGCGGGGCACATGCTTCGGCGTTCCATGATGGGCTCAGACATCTCTTACGAAGACTACATGGAAGACCCCAAACTCAGCAATATGTACAGCGTAGAACTCGTCGGTGAAGAAAAACTCGTCGATCGAAATTGCTACCTGCTCGAACTCATCGCCAAAGAAGAAGGAGTATCCTACTATTCGCGAAAAATGTGGGTGGATAAAGAGAACTTTCTCCCCTTACGAGAAGACCGTTTCGCTAAAAGTGGCAAGCTTCTGAAAACTTTCGTCATTAACGAAATATTTCAGGTTCAAGAACGATGGTATCCCAAGAGGGTGACCGTTAAAGATGTTCTGGCCTCTGGTGAGGGAACGGAATATATTATAGATACTATCGAATTTGATGTTGAAATACCCGACTACATCTTCTCCAAGGCTTCTTTGCGCAAATAG
- a CDS encoding ABC transporter permease — protein MITFILKGLIRDRSRSLFPVLMVSAGVFLTVFLYCFMEGAMGDLISSTAKFDTGHVKVMTQAYRELSDQVPNDLAIMEANELLMWLKENEKEMIWTQRIRFGGLLDVPDERGETLVQAPVVGLGIDLFSEDTPEKDLFNIERAMVRGSYPKQPNEILLSDEFAQKMNLHIGSTVTLISSTMYGSMATYNFKVAGTVYFGMIPMDRGTIIADIRDVQNALDMVDSAGEIVGYTSDMLYSDTRMGNVARRFNEVFTKSDDEFSPVMVPLGQQSNFEEYLNYAEAMGAVIVGIFVLAMSIVLWNSGLMNGLRRYGEIGVRLAMGESKGRLYRSMIFESCFIGIAGSILGTALGLAVSYYMQYTGIDFGDMMPKSSMLISNVIRAQVTPASYFIGFFPGVFASVTGAMFAGIGIYKRQTAQLIKELEV, from the coding sequence ATGATTACGTTCATTCTGAAAGGATTGATTCGAGACCGTTCACGCAGCCTCTTTCCCGTGCTCATGGTGAGTGCCGGTGTCTTCCTTACGGTTTTTCTCTACTGCTTCATGGAAGGAGCCATGGGCGACCTCATCAGTTCGACGGCAAAATTCGATACGGGCCATGTCAAAGTCATGACCCAGGCGTATAGAGAGCTTTCCGACCAGGTTCCAAACGATTTGGCGATTATGGAAGCCAACGAACTTCTTATGTGGCTCAAAGAGAATGAAAAAGAGATGATCTGGACTCAGCGGATACGTTTTGGCGGGCTCCTTGATGTTCCTGATGAAAGGGGAGAGACTCTTGTTCAGGCTCCCGTCGTGGGGCTTGGAATCGATCTCTTCAGCGAAGACACGCCAGAAAAAGACCTCTTTAACATTGAAAGAGCCATGGTACGCGGTTCCTACCCCAAACAGCCAAACGAAATATTGTTAAGCGACGAATTTGCTCAAAAAATGAATCTTCACATCGGAAGCACAGTAACGCTCATTAGTTCGACTATGTATGGCTCCATGGCGACGTACAATTTTAAGGTTGCCGGAACCGTCTATTTTGGCATGATTCCCATGGATAGGGGCACAATAATTGCAGATATCAGAGACGTGCAAAATGCCCTCGATATGGTTGACAGCGCTGGTGAAATTGTGGGGTATACGAGCGACATGCTCTATTCCGATACGCGAATGGGTAATGTCGCGCGGCGATTCAATGAAGTATTTACTAAGTCTGATGACGAATTCTCTCCTGTAATGGTGCCTCTCGGCCAGCAGAGTAATTTCGAGGAATATCTGAATTACGCCGAAGCCATGGGGGCCGTTATCGTAGGTATTTTTGTCTTGGCCATGTCGATTGTCCTCTGGAACTCGGGCTTGATGAACGGATTGCGACGGTACGGAGAGATAGGCGTTCGTCTTGCCATGGGGGAATCCAAGGGGCGACTCTATCGTTCCATGATCTTTGAATCGTGCTTTATAGGAATTGCCGGTTCCATCTTGGGAACCGCTTTAGGGCTCGCCGTTTCGTACTATATGCAATACACGGGCATAGATTTTGGGGATATGATGCCGAAATCAAGCATGCTCATATCAAACGTCATACGGGCACAGGTTACGCCGGCAAGTTATTTTATCGGCTTTTTTCCGGGAGTGTTCGCCTCAGTAACAGGAGCCATGTTTGCAGGAATAGGCATCTATAAGAGGCAGACAGCCCAACTGATTAAGGAGTTGGAAGTATGA
- a CDS encoding ATP-binding protein, producing the protein MENFELMGKFYLGKEIDPATGKKSDTLVLYDSKDLTTHGMIIGMTGSGKTGLGMALLEEALMDNIPILAIDPKGDITNLLLSFPEQKGEDFLPWINREDATAEGLSVSDYALKEAEKWTKGLASWGINGARIRKMRESIDFTIYTPGSNAGVKVNVLGSFRCPSEKVRNDRDLFLEKVQSTTTTLLSLLNIESDPISGREHLLISKIFEESWQKGHDIDLPSIINGVQTPPFDHIGIMPTDTFYPPNERFKLALALNQILASPAFNQWMTGDPLDIGRFLHTATGKPRASIFTISHLSENERMFFVSMLLNEIVGWMRSQTGTPSLRAILYIDEVFGYMPPVKEPASKKPLLTLLKQARAFGIGVVLATQNPVDLDYKGLSNIGTWFIGRLQTQRDKDRVLEGMERLESISGFDREFLDKAITGLKKREFLLNNIHENSPSIFTSRWAMSYLRGPLSREQIKTLMGEWVPRPAALTEPGLETLTAAEEALVRPAATPTEPAAPAISLASVKPAISPDIPEFFVDTATGRGSWAYKPFILGIGDIYYSSTSLEIDTHITYTLGAEAPGTFDPDWERGFDLDIAPEELRTTAADGIPFFELPKALAEPRNYTTWGKAFQRWIRQNKPLVIYKNQPLKIVSLPEESEADFAIRINEALREKRDIEIEKLRKKYDSKMATLQKQLIAAEQAIDRESEQAKHRNMETVISFGSAIASALFGRKSLTATSTYRMGSALSKAGRLKKEKMDVARAEERFYFLQNQMTDLEAQLNEEMDILTRGIEKYKEATRESLVRPKNTDINIKAFGLAWIPVRIGE; encoded by the coding sequence ATGGAAAACTTCGAACTCATGGGGAAGTTTTACCTGGGTAAAGAGATAGATCCCGCGACAGGGAAAAAGAGTGACACGCTTGTACTCTACGATTCCAAAGACCTCACAACCCACGGAATGATCATCGGTATGACGGGAAGCGGCAAAACGGGGCTGGGCATGGCTCTTCTTGAAGAAGCCCTCATGGATAACATTCCAATTCTCGCCATCGACCCCAAAGGAGACATCACCAACCTCCTTCTCTCTTTCCCAGAGCAAAAGGGCGAAGATTTTCTTCCATGGATCAACAGAGAAGACGCCACAGCCGAGGGACTTTCTGTCTCGGACTATGCGTTAAAAGAGGCTGAAAAATGGACGAAGGGACTCGCAAGCTGGGGAATTAACGGAGCAAGAATCAGAAAGATGCGTGAATCCATCGATTTCACCATCTACACTCCAGGAAGCAATGCAGGAGTGAAAGTGAACGTGCTCGGTTCCTTCAGATGCCCTTCTGAAAAAGTGAGAAACGACCGCGACCTCTTTCTGGAGAAGGTTCAAAGCACCACAACAACGCTCCTCTCTCTTCTGAACATTGAATCTGACCCCATTTCCGGAAGGGAACACCTGCTGATTTCGAAGATATTCGAAGAAAGTTGGCAAAAAGGGCATGATATCGACCTTCCATCCATTATAAACGGCGTACAGACTCCTCCTTTCGACCATATTGGCATTATGCCTACAGACACCTTTTACCCGCCAAACGAACGTTTCAAGCTCGCCCTGGCCCTCAACCAGATTCTTGCGTCTCCCGCTTTCAATCAGTGGATGACAGGAGACCCCCTAGACATAGGTCGCTTTCTTCATACTGCGACAGGAAAACCGCGAGCATCTATTTTCACGATCTCACACCTTTCAGAGAACGAAAGGATGTTTTTTGTCTCTATGCTGCTCAACGAAATCGTAGGCTGGATGAGGAGTCAGACGGGAACGCCCAGCCTTCGGGCCATCCTCTATATAGATGAGGTGTTCGGCTATATGCCTCCAGTGAAAGAACCCGCTTCGAAGAAACCACTTTTGACGTTGTTGAAACAGGCGAGAGCCTTCGGAATTGGAGTCGTTTTAGCTACACAAAACCCCGTGGATCTGGACTACAAGGGACTTTCAAATATTGGAACGTGGTTTATCGGCCGACTTCAAACACAACGGGACAAAGACCGCGTTCTCGAAGGAATGGAACGACTCGAAAGTATATCGGGGTTCGATCGGGAATTCCTCGACAAGGCCATAACAGGGCTGAAAAAAAGAGAGTTTCTTCTCAATAACATTCATGAAAACAGCCCGTCGATCTTTACGAGCCGCTGGGCCATGTCGTATCTGCGAGGGCCCCTGTCACGGGAGCAGATTAAAACACTGATGGGAGAATGGGTACCGAGGCCGGCGGCACTGACAGAGCCAGGGCTGGAAACGTTAACGGCGGCTGAAGAAGCGCTGGTGAGACCTGCCGCGACACCGACAGAGCCAGCAGCGCCGGCAATATCACTAGCGTCAGTCAAACCAGCCATATCGCCCGATATTCCAGAATTCTTCGTCGATACTGCGACGGGGCGCGGTTCCTGGGCATATAAACCCTTTATTCTAGGAATCGGCGACATCTACTACTCCAGCACCAGCCTCGAAATCGACACTCACATAACTTACACACTGGGGGCGGAAGCACCTGGCACCTTCGACCCTGATTGGGAAAGGGGTTTCGACCTCGACATCGCTCCAGAAGAGCTACGGACAACGGCCGCTGATGGCATACCTTTTTTCGAACTCCCCAAAGCTCTGGCTGAGCCACGCAATTACACTACATGGGGAAAAGCCTTTCAACGATGGATCAGGCAGAACAAACCTCTCGTCATCTATAAGAATCAACCTTTGAAAATAGTCAGCCTGCCTGAAGAAAGTGAAGCCGACTTTGCCATACGAATTAACGAAGCATTGCGAGAAAAAAGGGATATTGAAATCGAAAAACTACGGAAAAAATACGACAGCAAAATGGCAACTCTACAAAAGCAACTCATCGCGGCGGAACAGGCCATCGATCGAGAAAGCGAACAGGCAAAACACCGAAATATGGAGACAGTCATATCTTTCGGATCGGCTATAGCAAGCGCATTGTTCGGCAGAAAAAGCCTCACGGCGACATCCACCTATCGAATGGGATCTGCCCTTTCCAAAGCGGGACGACTCAAAAAAGAAAAGATGGATGTAGCAAGGGCTGAAGAGAGGTTCTACTTTTTACAAAATCAAATGACAGACCTTGAAGCACAACTGAACGAAGAGATGGATATTCTCACGAGAGGTATCGAGAAATATAAAGAGGCGACGCGGGAATCTCTGGTGCGCCCTAAGAATACGGACATTAACATCAAAGCCTTTGGCCTTGCGTGGATTCCGGTGAGAATTGGAGAGTGA
- a CDS encoding ABC transporter ATP-binding protein: MSIVTIKNLTKRYPMGNHFFTALNSVTLEFEKGEFCGLIGPSGSGKTTLLNIIGALDAPSEGSIVVIDKNVESLSQKESAALRNHHIGFIFQTYNLFPVYSVYENIEFPLLLLKMPLKERRQKVFDALEWLGLTDKVDSKPAQLSGGECQRVAVARAVVKRPALILADEPTANLDSENSYNILEMMVRLNKELETTFIFATHDEKVMKYLRRKIHLFDGHVAKDEIPSKGAD, from the coding sequence ATGTCTATAGTAACCATAAAAAATCTGACAAAAAGATACCCCATGGGCAACCATTTCTTTACTGCCCTGAATAGCGTGACCCTTGAATTCGAAAAGGGAGAATTCTGCGGATTGATTGGTCCCAGCGGATCAGGAAAGACAACCCTCTTGAACATTATCGGAGCCCTCGACGCTCCATCTGAAGGAAGTATCGTGGTTATTGATAAAAACGTAGAGAGCCTTTCTCAGAAGGAATCCGCGGCGCTGCGCAACCACCACATTGGTTTTATTTTTCAGACGTACAACCTGTTTCCCGTCTATAGCGTCTATGAAAACATAGAGTTTCCATTGCTGCTTTTGAAGATGCCCCTTAAGGAGAGACGGCAGAAAGTTTTCGATGCTTTGGAATGGCTGGGATTAACAGACAAGGTGGATTCCAAGCCAGCTCAGCTTTCGGGAGGGGAGTGTCAAAGGGTGGCAGTGGCCAGGGCTGTAGTGAAGCGGCCTGCCTTGATTTTGGCAGACGAGCCTACGGCCAATCTTGACAGCGAGAATTCCTACAACATTTTGGAGATGATGGTGCGGCTCAATAAAGAGCTCGAAACCACCTTTATATTTGCGACCCATGACGAGAAGGTCATGAAATACCTGAGGCGTAAAATCCACCTCTTCGATGGGCACGTGGCGAAAGACGAAATTCCATCTAAAGGAGCGGATTGA
- a CDS encoding GNAT family N-acetyltransferase encodes MPDFEDYVGFKKTQGSEKFERYKLKTNRLVLIAATCDHINAELESNAKLAMLLNAEISSNWPPGEYDRNAQEYFKARLEDGGLPVSGWYVWYALLPKTPDRPSTLIGSAGYFGPPTPKGDVEIGFSVMGKWQNKGYATEIAKALIANAFRDSRTFKVVAHALPDNLPSCKVLTKCGFHYVGIDEESGYNRFEILRP; translated from the coding sequence ATGCCAGACTTCGAAGATTACGTCGGCTTCAAAAAAACCCAAGGCTCCGAAAAATTCGAACGCTATAAACTTAAGACCAATCGCCTGGTACTCATAGCCGCAACGTGTGACCACATCAATGCGGAGCTTGAAAGCAATGCCAAGCTTGCCATGCTTCTAAACGCTGAAATTAGCAGCAACTGGCCGCCTGGCGAATATGACCGAAACGCACAAGAATATTTTAAGGCTCGCCTTGAAGATGGTGGACTACCTGTCTCTGGATGGTATGTCTGGTATGCCCTTCTTCCTAAAACCCCAGATCGCCCCTCAACTCTGATCGGATCAGCCGGCTATTTTGGGCCTCCGACGCCAAAAGGTGACGTCGAAATTGGCTTTTCAGTCATGGGGAAATGGCAAAATAAGGGGTACGCTACAGAGATAGCCAAGGCTCTTATTGCAAATGCCTTCAGAGATAGTCGCACTTTCAAAGTGGTAGCCCACGCCTTGCCAGACAATCTTCCATCGTGCAAAGTACTGACGAAGTGCGGTTTCCATTATGTGGGAATAGATGAGGAATCAGGGTATAACCGTTTCGAAATTCTACGCCCGTAA
- a CDS encoding ABC transporter permease, which produces MLGVAAKLAYRNIKEAGLRTWLNVAVLALTFVVIVGFQGLYTGVLAQTSRAMIEDEIAGGQYWHKDYDPYDALSIDDGHGVIPSSLVSLIEEKKATPILIRQATIYPAGRAQSAQLRGIDPAQAILNIPTRSLLVSGEVGNASVSDSFGDTAAAFGTNGVKSATKAAIPSSAVASTSIAVALPSGANRGTSAPAGTNAAAIYELPILIGKRMAKSKNLAIGDYLTIRWRDSYGTFDATEGRIVHIMDTQVSSIDNGIIWVPIEALQHMTLLKNEATLVVVSPEAKHYITSQEWPFKTQAFLMRDLTEMIKTKRISSVIIYFILLFLGMLAIFDTQVLSLFRRRKEIGTLIALGMTRMQVVFVFTMEGIIQGALAIVVALIFGMPLLTYISEKGIAIPQMVEGYGFALSDKLFPVYSVELVLTTMAFIMVVVTTISFLPSSKIARLQPTEALKGKIS; this is translated from the coding sequence ATGCTCGGTGTCGCTGCCAAGTTAGCCTATCGCAATATAAAAGAAGCAGGGCTCCGCACATGGCTCAATGTTGCCGTGCTTGCGCTGACCTTCGTCGTGATCGTCGGATTCCAGGGGCTATATACGGGTGTGCTCGCCCAAACATCGAGAGCAATGATTGAAGACGAAATTGCAGGTGGCCAATATTGGCACAAAGATTACGATCCATACGATGCCCTCTCTATTGATGACGGTCATGGCGTTATTCCCTCAAGTCTCGTTTCTTTGATTGAAGAGAAAAAAGCGACCCCGATCCTCATTCGCCAGGCCACAATCTATCCTGCCGGACGAGCGCAGTCCGCTCAGCTTCGGGGAATTGATCCCGCCCAGGCCATTCTCAATATTCCTACGCGCTCTCTTCTCGTTTCAGGCGAGGTTGGTAATGCCAGTGTTTCCGACAGTTTCGGAGATACGGCAGCTGCTTTCGGCACAAACGGTGTCAAGAGTGCGACCAAGGCCGCGATCCCCAGTAGTGCCGTCGCCTCGACCAGTATCGCCGTCGCTCTTCCCTCTGGCGCCAATCGCGGTACCAGCGCCCCGGCCGGCACCAACGCCGCCGCAATTTACGAACTGCCCATACTTATCGGAAAGAGAATGGCGAAGAGCAAAAATCTCGCTATAGGTGACTATCTCACCATACGCTGGAGGGATTCCTACGGAACCTTTGACGCCACCGAAGGACGGATTGTACACATCATGGATACTCAGGTTTCGTCTATCGATAACGGAATTATCTGGGTTCCCATTGAGGCCTTGCAGCACATGACACTCTTGAAAAACGAAGCGACCCTTGTAGTCGTGAGCCCCGAGGCCAAACACTACATTACCTCTCAAGAGTGGCCTTTTAAAACTCAGGCCTTCTTGATGAGAGACCTCACGGAAATGATAAAAACAAAGAGAATTTCGAGCGTCATTATCTATTTTATTCTGCTCTTTCTGGGCATGCTCGCCATCTTCGACACACAGGTCCTCTCTCTTTTCAGACGAAGAAAGGAGATTGGCACACTAATCGCCCTCGGCATGACGAGAATGCAGGTTGTTTTTGTCTTTACGATGGAAGGCATTATTCAGGGAGCCCTCGCCATCGTTGTCGCCCTCATCTTTGGCATGCCCCTTTTGACCTATATATCAGAAAAGGGAATTGCCATTCCTCAGATGGTGGAGGGATACGGTTTCGCTCTCTCCGATAAGCTTTTTCCTGTCTACTCCGTAGAGCTTGTTCTCACGACGATGGCCTTCATTATGGTTGTTGTCACCACAATCAGCTTTCTTCCTTCGAGTAAAATAGCGAGACTCCAGCCCACAGAGGCGCTGAAAGGAAAAATATCATGA
- a CDS encoding sodium:solute symporter family protein, with translation MNIQLVILVIYISLLVVVSVIANRIQSKHGSGAAEYLLAGRKLPALMIATMLAGLAIGGASTVGVAQNAYTQGLSAGWYNAAWGVAGIVVGIFAAKYLRRIEVVTIPEMMGKMFGPGARILGAIAQLLIMMVITSLQYVAGGAVLAALLPDIFTFHSGMVATAALFVGIAVAGGYLAGGLASIINVIVIYGGICAALISSLNSVGGMENLVISMPVGAPWFDWVSGVGIAVVAAWMVVMVTQAFSVQAISQIAFAARDEKAAQKGFILGGMIIIPVGFLCAMFGIIAAYKFPGLQNSAMALPTLMTSISPLIGGIFLAALWAADISTAVALLLGSVTLVLEDIWKRISHRTLSEKQEILVSRIIILFVSAFTFILAITSVSILKTITSALAVMVSFTILILVNLIAPRLCKRISGFWTILTSLLIWVAWTFIPQVRIVPHVIYLEWPVCLGVFLLTSILGKEPAHDILESKRKEELPHIELNKGEALIEEV, from the coding sequence GTGAACATTCAGTTGGTTATCTTAGTCATCTACATCTCGCTACTTGTCGTCGTATCAGTGATAGCAAATCGTATTCAGAGCAAACATGGCAGTGGTGCTGCAGAATATCTTCTTGCCGGAAGAAAACTTCCAGCCCTCATGATTGCCACAATGCTTGCAGGACTTGCCATTGGCGGGGCTTCCACAGTTGGAGTCGCTCAGAACGCCTACACACAGGGACTCTCTGCCGGTTGGTACAATGCGGCGTGGGGTGTTGCCGGTATCGTAGTAGGTATCTTTGCAGCCAAATACCTTCGCCGAATCGAAGTTGTTACCATTCCTGAAATGATGGGCAAAATGTTTGGACCTGGCGCCAGAATCCTCGGGGCCATCGCCCAGCTTCTTATTATGATGGTTATTACCTCTCTTCAGTACGTTGCGGGAGGGGCCGTACTTGCCGCCCTTCTTCCCGATATATTCACCTTCCATAGCGGAATGGTCGCTACGGCAGCTCTTTTCGTTGGCATTGCCGTGGCAGGAGGCTACCTTGCTGGCGGTCTCGCAAGTATTATCAATGTTATCGTTATTTATGGAGGAATATGCGCTGCCCTTATCTCCAGCCTGAATTCTGTAGGTGGTATGGAAAATCTGGTTATCTCTATGCCTGTTGGAGCTCCCTGGTTCGACTGGGTTTCCGGCGTTGGAATAGCTGTCGTCGCGGCGTGGATGGTTGTTATGGTTACTCAGGCTTTCTCTGTACAGGCCATATCTCAGATAGCTTTCGCTGCTCGTGACGAAAAAGCGGCGCAGAAGGGATTCATCCTTGGTGGTATGATAATAATACCTGTGGGGTTCCTTTGCGCCATGTTCGGAATTATCGCTGCTTACAAATTTCCCGGACTTCAAAACTCAGCCATGGCTCTACCAACCCTTATGACATCAATAAGCCCTCTCATAGGCGGAATCTTTCTTGCGGCACTTTGGGCGGCTGATATATCGACGGCCGTTGCCCTTCTTCTAGGCAGCGTCACCCTCGTACTTGAAGATATTTGGAAGAGAATAAGCCATCGCACACTTTCAGAAAAACAGGAAATTCTTGTTTCGCGAATCATCATTCTTTTCGTTAGCGCCTTTACTTTCATCTTGGCCATAACGTCGGTGAGCATTCTGAAAACGATAACGTCAGCCTTGGCGGTCATGGTTTCTTTCACCATACTCATCCTGGTCAATCTCATTGCCCCCCGTCTCTGTAAAAGGATTTCGGGTTTTTGGACGATACTGACCTCCCTTCTTATCTGGGTGGCATGGACATTTATTCCACAGGTGCGGATTGTTCCCCACGTAATATACCTTGAATGGCCCGTGTGTTTGGGAGTCTTTCTACTCACATCTATTTTAGGCAAGGAACCGGCTCACGATATACTTGAGTCGAAGAGAAAAGAGGAGCTTCCTCATATTGAGCTGAATAAGGGGGAAGCTTTGATCGAGGAGGTTTAA
- a CDS encoding DUF488 domain-containing protein, with protein sequence MPITLKRIYEEADSSDGYRILVDRLWPRGLSKEKAKVDEWMKEVAPSNELRKLFHGGELAWAEFEKQYREELETHLGELRTLAERAKTLKVTLLYSSKNSEQNNATVLKEYLESMNGE encoded by the coding sequence ATGCCTATAACGCTGAAACGAATTTACGAAGAAGCGGATTCAAGCGATGGATATCGCATTTTAGTCGATCGCCTATGGCCTAGAGGATTATCAAAAGAGAAGGCAAAAGTAGATGAATGGATGAAGGAAGTTGCTCCATCAAACGAGCTTCGAAAGCTCTTTCATGGCGGGGAACTCGCTTGGGCTGAGTTTGAAAAGCAGTACCGGGAAGAGTTGGAAACACACCTTGGGGAGCTTCGAACCCTTGCAGAGAGGGCAAAAACTCTCAAAGTGACGCTACTTTACAGTTCTAAGAATAGTGAGCAGAACAACGCAACGGTACTGAAAGAGTATTTGGAAAGCATGAACGGAGAATAA
- a CDS encoding potassium channel family protein produces the protein MNTNRLKGVSLYEISLGVLAILSVALLIIQERAEISLDQEQVLDGIDFLIWGIFASDYFYHLVFSRDRKVYVKNHIIELVAILPFNALFKGIRAFRLFRFVRISLSPHSVRFVRLIAYFGRTHNYLSRFLKYHHFQYVLFITASVVILGAVAIRNFENMDFYDALWWSFVTATTVGYGDIAPTTMGGRIIATILMLVGIGFISILTGTIASYFISPKQEEERNSKQEFVTLALSRLEKFDNLTLPEVQDICRVLVSLKSEESAGGEK, from the coding sequence ATGAATACCAACAGGTTGAAAGGTGTATCCCTTTACGAAATTTCTCTCGGCGTACTGGCCATTCTCTCTGTCGCTTTGCTTATTATTCAGGAACGTGCGGAAATTTCTCTCGACCAAGAGCAAGTGCTCGACGGCATTGATTTTCTGATCTGGGGAATTTTTGCCAGCGACTATTTTTATCATCTCGTTTTCTCGCGCGACAGAAAAGTCTACGTCAAAAACCACATTATAGAGCTTGTAGCGATCCTTCCCTTCAACGCCCTCTTTAAAGGAATTCGTGCCTTTCGCCTCTTCAGGTTTGTGCGGATTTCCTTATCGCCTCATTCGGTGCGATTTGTAAGGCTCATTGCCTACTTTGGAAGAACACATAACTATCTTTCCCGCTTTCTCAAATATCATCACTTCCAGTACGTTCTTTTTATTACGGCCTCTGTGGTTATATTGGGAGCCGTCGCTATTCGCAACTTTGAAAACATGGATTTTTACGATGCTCTCTGGTGGTCGTTCGTTACGGCAACAACAGTCGGATATGGAGACATCGCCCCTACAACAATGGGAGGACGTATTATCGCAACGATTCTCATGTTGGTAGGCATAGGCTTTATCAGCATTCTTACAGGAACCATCGCCTCTTACTTTATCTCACCCAAACAGGAAGAAGAGCGAAATTCCAAGCAGGAATTTGTCACACTCGCCTTATCACGGCTTGAAAAATTCGACAATCTCACGTTGCCAGAGGTGCAAGATATTTGCCGTGTTCTTGTCAGTTTGAAATCTGAGGAAAGCGCGGGCGGTGAAAAATAA
- a CDS encoding HigA family addiction module antitoxin, which translates to MSNRKEKNMCKIEYDNILAFHPGFYLKELIEDMEITQDEFAKRLDISSKHLSEILSGKASVHEDVAMKLATVLGTSAGLWLNLQAKYNEKCEVIRSDRAELTSPQI; encoded by the coding sequence ATGAGTAATAGAAAAGAAAAAAATATGTGCAAAATAGAATACGACAATATATTGGCTTTCCACCCAGGTTTTTATCTCAAAGAACTCATTGAAGATATGGAAATTACACAGGATGAATTTGCGAAACGTCTGGACATCTCTTCAAAACATTTAAGTGAGATTTTGTCGGGTAAAGCGTCTGTGCATGAAGATGTAGCAATGAAACTAGCAACTGTGTTGGGGACTAGTGCCGGTTTATGGCTCAATTTGCAAGCAAAATACAATGAGAAATGTGAAGTTATACGATCTGATCGAGCAGAATTGACGTCGCCCCAAATATAA